In one window of Poriferisphaera corsica DNA:
- a CDS encoding transglutaminase-like domain-containing protein encodes MRMKLGRWFVGLMCVLMVGAVSGVVRAQNVRPNEMGDVQEEQWYVLMLGGQRAGWTQARRGEDDGLVRSDVKMNLKIKRGAIELEIDMLQVSWETSGGEPRRAYSEMNMGGGSGLKAAYKMGEDGVIQTTWQLGKPVEKAFPELPTDVLGLAASEKVIAEKLKAGEDEFSIKTADLSLGVTVVEAKFKKVGEKVIEVYGKKAPAIEWEVKLSNLPSITAKQYTDERGRVLRMMVPMGGGLDVEMVAADKATAMMDLEAPEVMAETLIKPMAGSVKGDIRSSRQAVYELSFKRGKDVDLKMPRTGTQKVIWGSSKKARVVVNLDEANNPEADLPAEDDLASTQMLRWDDEVVQSLIRRALGDDMGQGMSDREKASKLRRFVNAYIDEKSLAVGMATAAEVARTKEGDCTEHAALLAAMLRGAAIPSRVVNGLMFVDEFMGYERVLGYHAWTMAWIEEEDGGRWVDFDAVLSGNEDYDAGHIAMTVSSMRDDQMQNDLVGLVPMMGNVKVKVVRLR; translated from the coding sequence ATGCGGATGAAGCTAGGCCGATGGTTTGTAGGTTTAATGTGCGTGTTAATGGTGGGCGCGGTGAGTGGGGTGGTTAGGGCGCAGAATGTGCGGCCTAATGAGATGGGAGATGTGCAGGAGGAGCAATGGTACGTATTGATGTTAGGCGGACAACGGGCGGGTTGGACGCAGGCGAGGCGGGGTGAGGATGATGGTTTGGTACGTTCGGATGTGAAGATGAATTTAAAGATCAAGCGGGGGGCAATTGAGCTTGAGATTGACATGTTGCAGGTGAGTTGGGAGACGAGTGGGGGCGAGCCACGACGGGCTTATAGTGAAATGAATATGGGTGGTGGGAGTGGTTTGAAGGCGGCCTATAAGATGGGTGAGGATGGCGTGATTCAGACGACATGGCAGTTGGGTAAGCCGGTAGAGAAGGCGTTTCCTGAGTTGCCGACGGACGTGCTGGGGTTGGCTGCATCAGAGAAAGTGATTGCTGAGAAGTTGAAAGCGGGTGAGGATGAATTTTCGATCAAGACGGCAGATTTATCGTTGGGTGTGACGGTTGTTGAAGCGAAATTCAAGAAGGTTGGAGAGAAGGTGATTGAGGTTTATGGGAAGAAGGCGCCTGCGATTGAGTGGGAGGTGAAGCTGTCGAACTTGCCGAGCATAACGGCAAAGCAGTATACGGATGAGCGGGGCAGGGTGCTTCGGATGATGGTGCCGATGGGTGGTGGATTGGATGTGGAGATGGTGGCGGCGGATAAGGCAACGGCGATGATGGATCTCGAAGCACCGGAAGTGATGGCGGAAACATTGATTAAACCGATGGCTGGGAGTGTGAAGGGAGATATCCGAAGCTCACGCCAGGCTGTTTACGAGTTGAGTTTTAAGCGAGGCAAGGATGTTGATTTGAAGATGCCGCGTACGGGAACACAGAAGGTGATCTGGGGGAGTAGCAAGAAAGCGCGCGTGGTGGTCAATCTGGATGAGGCGAATAATCCGGAGGCGGATCTGCCGGCTGAGGATGATTTGGCTTCGACGCAGATGCTGAGGTGGGATGATGAGGTTGTGCAGTCGCTGATTAGACGTGCGTTAGGCGATGATATGGGGCAGGGGATGAGTGATCGTGAGAAAGCGAGCAAGCTTCGCCGCTTTGTGAATGCGTACATTGATGAAAAATCGTTGGCGGTCGGGATGGCGACTGCGGCTGAGGTGGCGCGAACGAAAGAGGGAGACTGCACGGAGCATGCGGCTTTGTTGGCGGCAATGTTGCGGGGTGCGGCGATTCCGAGTCGTGTGGTCAATGGGTTGATGTTTGTCGATGAGTTTATGGGGTATGAACGCGTGCTTGGATATCACGCATGGACGATGGCGTGGATTGAAGAAGAAGATGGTGGACGATGGGTTGATTTTGATGCGGTGCTAAGCGGGAATGAAGATTATGATGCGGGTCATATTGCAATGACGGTGAGTTCGATGCGCGATGATCAGATGCAGAATGATTTGGTGGGGCTGGTGCCGATGATGGGGAATGTGAAGGTTAAGGTTGTGCGGCTGCGTTAA
- the larB gene encoding nickel pincer cofactor biosynthesis protein LarB gives MNLANIIKRIRTGELTEQAGLDAIEKLQQEHASEQYHAEQLHAGHGVSDVMVDHDRKRRCGAAEVIYAAGKTADQVVRIAKAIYVRGDVVLMTRANDEQITAVCDAFKGEPIEVADSCGAVMIGSPGGMEDAEDSNRGGMVVPIVTAGTSDLPVAEEAAMTVKAMGCEARMVCDVGVAGLHRLMGRMDELGGDDVRVLIVVAGMEGALPSVVGGLVDVPVIAVPTSVGYGASFGGVAALLGMLNSCASGVVVVNIDNGFGAGYTASMIVKQNRVSAND, from the coding sequence ATGAATCTCGCGAACATCATCAAAAGAATTCGCACCGGTGAGCTAACCGAACAAGCAGGATTAGATGCGATAGAAAAATTGCAACAGGAGCATGCTTCAGAGCAATATCACGCCGAGCAGTTGCATGCGGGGCATGGTGTTTCGGATGTGATGGTGGATCATGATCGTAAACGCCGGTGTGGTGCTGCCGAGGTGATTTATGCTGCGGGTAAGACGGCTGATCAGGTGGTTCGGATTGCCAAGGCTATCTATGTGCGGGGTGATGTTGTGCTGATGACACGTGCAAATGATGAGCAGATTACAGCGGTGTGTGATGCGTTTAAAGGTGAGCCGATTGAGGTGGCAGATTCGTGCGGCGCGGTGATGATTGGTAGCCCCGGTGGTATGGAGGATGCAGAAGATTCAAACAGGGGGGGGATGGTGGTGCCGATTGTGACAGCGGGAACGAGCGATTTGCCGGTTGCAGAGGAGGCGGCAATGACGGTGAAGGCGATGGGATGTGAGGCGAGGATGGTTTGTGATGTGGGTGTGGCTGGGTTGCATCGGTTGATGGGACGTATGGATGAGTTGGGTGGTGATGATGTGCGTGTTTTGATTGTTGTGGCGGGGATGGAAGGCGCGTTGCCGAGTGTTGTGGGGGGGTTGGTGGATGTGCCGGTGATCGCTGTGCCGACGAGTGTGGGGTATGGTGCGAGCTTTGGGGGTGTGGCCGCCTTGCTTGGGATGTTAAATAGCTGTGCATCGGGCGTGGTGGTGGTTAATATTGATAACGGATTTGGTGCTGGATATACGGCTTCAATGATCGTGAAGCAGAACCGTGTTTCAGCTAATGACTAA
- a CDS encoding NAD(P)H-hydrate dehydratase, which produces MDKQTMKQITKLPSLPPRPKDGHKGVFGTVIVIGGCETMIGAPALSAGAALRSGAGLVKIASDLRLLHHILVVEPSATGIAFGGDIERKLKALDDADSNGGAVLAIGPGIGQSASVREIVQRMIRDGRDVVLDADGLNALAGLGEAGVKDREQGEGAGLVMTPHPGEYARLADGLRIKWSGVDSDQRVQGAGELARRYRAVVVLKGHETVVSNGTQYYINKTGNVSMSTAGSGDVLTGVIASLRAQGVSLFDAAVLGVHLHGQAGDIWADKNGFAGLKAMDLVELLPLTMQLNKRERL; this is translated from the coding sequence ATGGATAAGCAAACCATGAAGCAAATAACGAAGCTACCATCTCTACCGCCTCGGCCAAAAGATGGGCATAAGGGGGTATTTGGCACGGTGATCGTAATCGGTGGTTGTGAAACAATGATTGGTGCGCCAGCTTTAAGTGCGGGAGCTGCATTGCGTAGCGGCGCGGGGTTGGTGAAAATTGCGAGTGATTTGAGGTTACTTCATCATATACTCGTGGTTGAGCCGAGTGCTACGGGGATCGCTTTTGGTGGTGATATTGAACGTAAGCTCAAAGCTTTGGATGATGCTGATTCGAATGGTGGAGCTGTACTTGCTATTGGGCCAGGTATTGGCCAGAGCGCTTCAGTGCGTGAGATTGTGCAGCGGATGATTAGAGATGGGCGCGATGTGGTCTTGGATGCTGATGGACTCAATGCGCTTGCTGGATTAGGGGAAGCAGGTGTAAAGGATCGAGAACAAGGTGAGGGGGCCGGCTTGGTGATGACGCCACATCCGGGTGAATATGCACGGTTGGCAGATGGTCTGAGGATTAAGTGGAGCGGTGTTGATTCAGATCAACGAGTTCAAGGAGCGGGCGAGCTTGCAAGGCGATACCGAGCAGTGGTGGTGTTGAAGGGGCACGAAACGGTTGTCAGCAATGGCACACAGTACTACATCAATAAGACCGGCAATGTGTCGATGTCGACCGCGGGGAGCGGCGATGTGCTGACAGGTGTCATTGCCAGCCTGCGGGCTCAGGGTGTGAGCTTGTTTGATGCTGCGGTGTTGGGTGTGCATCTTCATGGTCAGGCCGGCGACATCTGGGCAGACAAAAACGGCTTTGCTGGGCTTAAAGCGATGGATTTAGTTGAGTTACTCCCGTTAACGATGCAATTAAACAAACGAGAGCGGCTGTGA
- a CDS encoding helix-turn-helix transcriptional regulator: protein MQISKVHRVIKLIVVLQGGRAKTVEELMNELGVSRRTLFRDLNMLEAAGVPYYHEKGVGYRLGKEFFMPPISLTAAETLGLMILGKSAAAQRDKPMFASALSGIYKLISSMPEPMRSACGEMMSGVSIDVGAHGYGESEIEHYAILHRCVDEGRVCRLHYKSPVEKRGFWTTVHPYVLHYAARAWYLFAWTEKHQEVRVLKLARISDIEVLDERFERPSDFAVGNVLDGAWALNPEGRVYDVELEFKPLVATNIAETCWHPTQHIKMRPDGSCVARFHVNGLNEIAWWICGYADQVIVRKPDQLREIVLERMKRAVDNFSSEVALT, encoded by the coding sequence ATGCAAATCAGTAAGGTCCATCGTGTCATCAAACTCATTGTCGTTTTGCAAGGGGGGCGAGCGAAAACTGTTGAAGAACTCATGAATGAGTTAGGTGTCAGTAGGCGAACACTTTTTCGTGATTTAAACATGCTCGAAGCTGCAGGTGTGCCGTATTACCATGAGAAAGGTGTGGGCTATCGACTGGGCAAAGAGTTCTTCATGCCACCGATCAGTCTAACCGCAGCCGAGACATTGGGGCTCATGATATTAGGTAAATCTGCGGCTGCGCAGCGTGATAAACCCATGTTCGCCTCCGCGCTTTCGGGAATTTACAAATTGATCAGTTCAATGCCAGAACCCATGCGGTCTGCTTGTGGTGAGATGATGAGTGGCGTTTCGATTGATGTGGGTGCACATGGCTACGGTGAGAGTGAGATCGAGCATTACGCTATTTTGCATCGCTGTGTTGATGAGGGGCGTGTTTGCAGATTGCATTACAAAAGCCCTGTTGAGAAAAGAGGATTTTGGACGACAGTTCATCCGTATGTGCTTCATTATGCTGCTCGTGCGTGGTATCTCTTCGCATGGACTGAGAAGCACCAGGAGGTGCGCGTACTCAAGTTAGCACGCATTAGTGATATCGAAGTGCTTGATGAGCGTTTTGAAAGACCATCAGATTTTGCGGTTGGTAATGTGCTTGATGGCGCGTGGGCGCTCAATCCCGAAGGCCGTGTTTATGATGTGGAGCTCGAATTTAAGCCGCTCGTCGCGACCAACATTGCAGAGACATGCTGGCATCCCACACAGCACATCAAAATGCGGCCCGATGGCAGTTGCGTGGCGCGTTTTCATGTCAACGGTCTGAACGAGATCGCATGGTGGATCTGTGGCTATGCTGATCAGGTGATCGTCCGAAAACCCGACCAACTCCGGGAAATCGTTTTGGAGCGAATGAAGCGGGCAGTCGATAACTTTAGCAGCGAAGTTGCACTGACGTAG
- a CDS encoding dihydrofolate reductase — protein MKPLSLIVAMSENRVIGREGDLPWHLPDDMKWFVNKTKGHQVIMGRANFDSIGNKPLPNRHNIILTRDKNYSLTEEAMATGEITVVQSMQDAINIAQSQDDEPFIIGGEQIYKAALPFVTRMYITLVHTHVEGDRFFPNFNPSDFEVTEKTEHPADDRHIYPFTFITYERSS, from the coding sequence TTGAAGCCACTATCATTGATTGTTGCAATGAGCGAGAACCGCGTGATCGGACGCGAGGGCGATTTGCCGTGGCATCTGCCTGACGACATGAAATGGTTTGTAAACAAAACCAAAGGGCATCAAGTGATCATGGGGCGTGCCAATTTCGATTCAATCGGCAACAAGCCACTACCCAACCGCCATAACATTATTCTCACACGCGATAAGAACTACTCGCTCACTGAAGAAGCCATGGCAACGGGCGAGATCACGGTTGTACAAAGCATGCAGGACGCGATCAATATCGCTCAATCACAAGATGACGAGCCGTTCATTATTGGCGGGGAACAGATTTACAAAGCTGCTTTGCCTTTTGTTACGCGCATGTATATCACGCTGGTGCATACGCATGTCGAAGGCGATCGTTTCTTCCCCAACTTCAATCCATCTGATTTTGAAGTTACTGAAAAAACAGAACACCCAGCAGACGATCGGCACATCTACCCGTTTACATTTATTACCTACGAACGCTCAAGCTAA
- a CDS encoding FHA domain-containing protein, producing MLRLKFSSGIQEGRDYSIRQSKGAVLGRKCKGILVADMMASRQHAQIVYQNGAWLLNDLESSNGTYLNDQKIQNFAELEIGDIIRIGETSLVIFEIQQEPDFPITSTTKISESNPVTPSPQADRLAAPIPMTRDQAVAAQLDAAMHATPPSFPCPQVNIKSQPSLDDQPNSPLTDAQMNEQTVAGMAYDPSQVIEHWDDDDLVEEDTPLAEAELNDADQMAVEMNELLQPLPDGRSLERVDFNTDTRTITPFRVISMIVFITALAGITFLAYQNQQLKQAINRSDVPIKPVTQKDSGVPEAIASSPPEHAAVSLTVVPEVAVIPKQDRTDQKTSTISPATTTAPVKPVKPVESANKGNTAAAEDHSADATTQQAPSSVKQAVPENISKDGKPEPDSKSKGDRTLKPQQEKMNIQPNIASSDFLPRKQTALYLMHQGDPEPSTAKPSP from the coding sequence GTGCTACGTTTGAAATTTAGTTCTGGCATTCAGGAGGGGCGGGACTACAGCATCAGGCAAAGCAAAGGCGCTGTTCTTGGGCGTAAGTGCAAGGGTATTCTCGTTGCTGACATGATGGCGTCACGTCAGCATGCTCAGATTGTTTACCAGAACGGCGCCTGGCTACTCAACGATCTCGAATCAAGTAACGGCACCTATCTCAATGATCAGAAAATCCAGAATTTTGCTGAGCTTGAAATCGGCGACATCATCCGAATCGGCGAAACCAGTCTCGTCATCTTCGAGATTCAACAAGAGCCAGATTTTCCAATCACGTCAACAACGAAGATATCCGAATCAAATCCTGTAACCCCCTCGCCACAAGCAGATCGTCTAGCCGCTCCTATACCCATGACTCGCGATCAAGCCGTGGCCGCACAGCTTGATGCTGCCATGCACGCAACGCCGCCTTCCTTCCCTTGTCCTCAAGTCAATATCAAATCACAGCCTTCACTCGATGATCAGCCCAACTCTCCACTAACCGACGCTCAAATGAACGAGCAAACAGTCGCTGGCATGGCCTATGATCCTTCGCAAGTGATTGAGCATTGGGATGATGATGATTTAGTTGAAGAAGATACGCCGCTTGCAGAAGCTGAGCTTAACGATGCTGATCAGATGGCCGTGGAAATGAACGAACTGCTTCAGCCGCTTCCCGATGGCCGCTCTCTTGAGCGAGTAGATTTTAATACCGACACACGTACCATTACGCCGTTTCGTGTTATCTCAATGATCGTGTTCATTACAGCCCTTGCTGGTATTACTTTCCTTGCTTATCAAAATCAACAGCTCAAGCAGGCCATTAATCGCAGCGATGTTCCCATCAAGCCTGTGACGCAAAAAGATAGCGGTGTACCTGAGGCAATAGCTTCAAGTCCGCCAGAGCATGCCGCGGTATCGCTAACGGTTGTGCCTGAGGTGGCCGTAATACCAAAACAGGATCGGACTGATCAGAAAACCAGCACAATCTCACCCGCTACTACAACAGCACCGGTGAAACCGGTGAAACCTGTGGAATCTGCAAACAAAGGCAATACTGCCGCAGCGGAAGATCACTCTGCTGATGCGACTACGCAGCAAGCTCCATCCTCTGTCAAGCAAGCAGTACCTGAGAACATCTCAAAAGATGGCAAGCCCGAGCCCGATTCCAAAAGTAAAGGTGATCGCACTTTAAAACCGCAGCAAGAAAAGATGAACATTCAACCAAATATCGCCAGTTCTGATTTTCTTCCCAGGAAGCAGACCGCCCTCTACCTCATGCATCAAGGTGATCCAGAACCGTCAACAGCAAAGCCGTCACCATGA
- a CDS encoding NADH-quinone oxidoreductase subunit A — MATILGMSTLLAVEEFNHYAAIGLLVLIGLGFGLGNVVITHLLGPSRKGKVKGSVYESGVNPLAETRRRFNVRFYVVAMTFLLFDVEIVFLYPWAVDFLSLGGDASDANNLPTLFLGRMLFFVLTTIVAYAYAFRKGVFRYD; from the coding sequence ATGGCTACAATATTGGGCATGAGCACACTACTAGCTGTCGAAGAATTTAATCATTACGCGGCGATCGGGCTGCTGGTTTTGATTGGCCTTGGCTTTGGTCTGGGCAATGTGGTCATTACTCATTTGTTGGGGCCTAGTCGCAAGGGGAAGGTGAAGGGCTCGGTGTATGAATCAGGCGTGAACCCGTTGGCTGAGACACGACGGCGGTTCAATGTGCGATTTTATGTTGTCGCAATGACGTTCTTGCTTTTCGACGTTGAAATCGTGTTCCTGTATCCATGGGCAGTTGATTTCTTGTCATTGGGTGGCGATGCATCAGATGCGAATAATTTACCAACGCTTTTCTTGGGCCGCATGCTGTTCTTCGTGTTGACTACGATTGTGGCGTATGCCTATGCATTCCGCAAAGGCGTATTCCGCTACGACTAA
- a CDS encoding thymidylate synthase has protein sequence MKQYLDLMQHVLTHGSDRSDRTGTGTRSVFGHQMRFNLSPPSKSNALQVSSGLENDMTQIGGGGFPCVTTKKLHLRSIIHELLWFLKGDTNIAYLKDNGVSIWDDWADENGNLGPVYGSQWRSWPNPDGSTTDQIRQLLHQIKHNPDSRRLIVSAWNPGLVDDMALPPCHALFQFYVQPQSDGGPARLSCQLYQRSADIFLGVPFNIASYALLTMMIAQVSNLRLGDFIHTLGDAHLYTNHFEQAEQQLARTPRQLPTMRLNPDVKDLFDFTFDDFELLNYDPHPHIKAPVAV, from the coding sequence ATGAAGCAATATCTCGACCTCATGCAGCACGTCCTCACCCACGGCTCCGATCGCTCCGACCGCACTGGCACCGGTACGCGATCCGTCTTCGGCCACCAGATGCGCTTCAATCTATCCCCCCCCTCAAAAAGCAATGCGCTGCAAGTCAGCAGCGGCTTGGAAAATGACATGACACAAATAGGGGGGGGCGGGTTCCCTTGTGTCACCACCAAAAAGCTCCACCTTCGTTCTATTATTCATGAGCTGCTCTGGTTTCTTAAAGGCGACACCAACATCGCCTATCTCAAAGACAACGGCGTCTCAATCTGGGATGACTGGGCAGACGAAAACGGCAACCTCGGCCCTGTCTACGGCTCGCAATGGCGCTCCTGGCCCAACCCCGACGGCTCAACCACCGATCAGATCAGGCAACTCCTCCATCAAATCAAACACAACCCCGACTCCCGCCGCCTCATCGTTTCCGCATGGAATCCCGGCCTCGTCGACGACATGGCCCTCCCTCCCTGTCACGCGCTCTTCCAATTCTACGTCCAGCCTCAGTCCGATGGCGGCCCCGCTCGACTTTCCTGTCAACTCTATCAACGCTCAGCCGACATCTTCCTCGGTGTTCCCTTCAATATCGCCTCATACGCACTGCTCACCATGATGATCGCTCAAGTCTCTAACTTGCGGTTAGGAGACTTCATCCACACCCTCGGCGACGCCCACCTCTATACCAATCATTTTGAGCAAGCTGAACAGCAACTCGCCCGTACACCCCGCCAACTCCCCACCATGCGTCTCAACCCAGACGTCAAAGATCTCTTCGATTTCACGTTCGATGACTTCGAACTCCTCAACTACGATCCACACCCTCACATCAAAGCCCCCGTCGCCGTCTAA
- a CDS encoding AAA family ATPase produces MTTKLTQQLDDLWAKLKQAPTIARLDQQSLTPISSPSPDNKLIVVIPVGMIGSGKTTVAKYFLDKHFLMAYEDMLISSFHGGTYDYKIPLQQQYLAAMREVAAYWLGQGFSVVADSTNHTRRRRLDVINRLAEVHGREFICVLGVVMPKREAAFHAAIRIQHDHRDYATERWKRVAAEHEAEYEPVTEDEPFDFVLHLPDVFD; encoded by the coding sequence ATGACTACCAAGCTCACACAACAACTCGATGATCTCTGGGCTAAGCTCAAACAGGCTCCGACTATTGCACGATTAGATCAACAATCGCTTACGCCAATATCCAGCCCATCCCCCGACAACAAGCTCATCGTCGTCATCCCCGTCGGCATGATCGGCTCAGGTAAAACCACCGTCGCTAAATACTTTCTCGACAAACACTTCCTCATGGCCTACGAGGACATGCTCATCTCTTCATTCCACGGCGGTACATACGATTATAAAATCCCTCTGCAACAACAATATCTCGCAGCAATGCGGGAAGTCGCTGCATATTGGTTGGGGCAGGGTTTTTCAGTTGTTGCGGATTCAACGAACCATACCCGTCGACGCCGTCTTGATGTAATCAACCGTCTTGCAGAAGTGCATGGCCGTGAGTTTATCTGCGTGTTAGGCGTTGTGATGCCGAAACGCGAGGCCGCCTTCCATGCCGCCATTCGCATTCAGCACGATCATCGCGATTACGCAACCGAACGATGGAAGCGTGTTGCCGCCGAACACGAAGCAGAATACGAACCAGTGACCGAAGACGAGCCATTCGATTTTGTCCTCCATCTTCCTGATGTTTTTGACTAA